A genomic window from Heterodontus francisci isolate sHetFra1 chromosome 36, sHetFra1.hap1, whole genome shotgun sequence includes:
- the wdr55 gene encoding WD repeat-containing protein 55, producing MPCASHYYREKTVLEKVPAIVVPCFKLNNNPEISYSCEESGNQELWSSGHHLKSCRQVAFTHNGQELFTVSKDKSIHILNVEVGKLVSRIPKAHSAAINSLKLIDENLFATGDDNGLLKVWDLRKETSFMEMKNHDDYISDIAVDQNKKILLTTSGDGTMCVFNIKRRRFDLQSEFQDGDLTSLAIMKRGSKVVCSSSEGMIYLFNWDGFGATSDRFLVRKESIDCIVPITDNILCTASMDGVIRAVNIFPNRVIGSVGQHPGECIEQIAKSSEGRFLASCAHDQKVKFWDVSDLHGVVVDDYRRRKKHGKLESLSRKAFGCGSDFFADLAEGGEEGEGDESDSESD from the exons AATCTCATATTCATGCGAGGAATCTGGCAACCAGGAATTGTGGTCCTCAGGGCACCACCTGAAATCCTGTCGACAAGTGGCGTTTACCCACAATGGACAGG AACTATTCACAGTGTCTAAAGACAAATCAATTCACATTCTCAATGTCGAAGTTGGCAAATTGGTTTCGAGGATTCCAAAAGCTCACAG TGCAGCCATTAACAGTCTGAAGCTGATTGATGAAAATCTCTTTGCCACGGGTGATGACAATGGTCTGTTGAAAGTGTGGGACTTGCGCAAGGAAACCTCGTTCATGGAGATGAAAAACCATGACGACTACATCAGTGACATCGCAGTCGACCAGAACAAGAAAATCCTGCTCACAACCAG TGGTGATGGTACGATGTGTGTTTTTAACATTAAGAGGCGTCGCTTTGACCTGCAGTCAGAGTTTCAGGATGGTGATCTCACATCACTGGCTATAATGAAG CGAGGCAGTAAGGTGGTCTGCAGTTCGTCTGAGGGAATGATCTACCTCTTCAACTGGGATGGATTTGGAGCAACCAGTGATCGATTCTTGGTACGGAAAGAATCCATTGACTGTATTGTGCCGATCACCGATAATATTCTCTGCACTGCGTCTATGGATGGAGTCATCAG ggCTGTGAATATTTTTCCCAATCGAGTGATTGGAAGTGTGGGGCAGCACCCCGGAGAGTGCATCGAACAGATCGCCAAGTCCAGTGAGGGTCGCTTCCTGGCCAGCTGTGCCCATGACCAGAAGGTGAAATTTTGGGATGTTTCTGATTTGCATGGGGTTGTTGTTGATGACTACAGGAGAAGGAAGAAGCATGGGAagctggaatcgctcagcaggaAAGCGTTTGGCTGCGGAAGTGACTTTTTCGCTGATCTCGCTGAaggaggtgaagagggagagggagatgagagtgacagcgagagtgactga